A single window of Xiphophorus hellerii strain 12219 chromosome 12, Xiphophorus_hellerii-4.1, whole genome shotgun sequence DNA harbors:
- the c12h9orf85 gene encoding uncharacterized protein C9orf85 homolog, translating to MSSQKGNVSRSRAQKHQNSTAFKNDKYGATAQVKKANSKIHDGLCQHCKGVLEWKVKYNKYKPLTQPKKCIKCSEKTVRDAYHVVCKPCSLQLEICCKCGKKEDIIIPVNSHLDKKEQEDEEKNKGLRRGKEEEEEDFDSDDNNNDDDDDFDNLEDEQDDLDRDLKQKNSPKKSENFPDVSLLNVKD from the exons atgagctcTCAGAAAGGAAATGTATCTCGCTCACGAGCTCAGAAGCATCAAAACAGCACTGCCTTCAAAAACGACAAGTACGGAGCGACTGCACAGGTGAAG AAGGCGAATTCAAAGATCCACGATGGACTGTGTCAACACTGTAAGGGTGTTCTTGAGTGGAAAGTCAAGTACAACAAATACAAGCCACTCACACAACCCAAAAAGTG catCAAGTGCTCTGAAAAGACAGTAAGGGATGCATATCACGTTGTCTGTAAGCCCTGTTCGCTTCAGCTTGAGATCTGTTGCAAGTGTGGGAAGAAAGAAGACATCATTATTCC GGTGAACTCACACTTAGACAAGAAGGAACAAGAAGacgaagagaaaaacaaaggactAAGGCgagggaaagaagaagaagaggaggattTTGACTCTGATgacaataataatgatgatgatgatgattttgaCAACCTTGAGGATGAACAAGATGATTTGGACAGAGacttgaaacagaaaaattcaccaaaaaaatctgaaaattttccAGACGTGTCTTTGCTAAATGTTaaagattaa
- the gda gene encoding guanine deaminase: protein METSEKFDTDIRFVCRGTFVHSTAEEALQILEDALLGVDSEGKIAFIGEGKDLQKLSENFGFSPSAVTQLQQHEFFMPGMIDTHIHASQYSYAGTALDMPLLQWLNTYTFPVESRFQDVEFAKKVYTQVVKRTLRNGTTTACYFATIHTDASLLLGQIANDFGQRALVGKVCMDRNDAVKCYRETSEESQEETYRFIKELLNKKYPLVKPVVTPRFAPSCTEALLAKLGEIAKNNKLHIQSHISENLEEVKLVKELFPNSESYTDIYHKCNLLTDKTIMAHGCHLSDEELVLFRKTGAALAHCPNSNISLCSGVLNVRNVLNHKVKLGLGTDMAGGYSPSILDAVRRSLDSSKVLTIQDPEHKTLSFEEVFRLATLGGSQALSLDERTGNFKVGKDFDALRVNVAAPGGPIDLIQNEKPQILLEKFLNLGDDRNIVQVFVAGKKVVPFSEP from the exons ATGGAAACTTCTGAGAAGTTTGACACTGATATTCGGTTCGTTTGCAGGGGAACATTTGTCCACTCGACCGCTGAGGAGGCTCTGCAGATCCTGGAGGATGCGCTTCTTGGAGTGGACTCAGAGGGAAAG ATTGCGTTCATTGGGGAAGGTAAAGACTTACAGAAACTGTCCGAGAACTTTGGATTTAGCCCATCTGCAGTGACGCAACTGCAACAACA TGAGTTCTTTATGCCTGGAATGATAGACACGCACATCCATGCATCCCAGTACAGCTATGCAGGCACAGCCCTGGATATGCCTCTACTGCAGTGGCTCAACACGTACACCTTTCCTGTGGAGTCACGCTTTCAGGACGTAGAGTTTGCGAAGAAGGTCTACACTCAAGTAGTG AAAAGGACTTTAAGAAATGGAACAACCACTGCGTGCTACTTTGCCACCATACACACTGATGCGTCTCTTCTGCTTGGTCAGATTGCAA ATGACTTTGGCCAGCGTGCCTTAGTAGGGAAAGTGTGTATGGACAGAAACGACGCTGTGAAGTGTTACAGAGAAACCTCTGAAGAGTCTCAAGAAGAGACCTATCG TTTCATCAAAGAACTACTGAACAAAAAG TACCCCCTGGTGAAGCCAGTGGTCACTCCACGTTTTGCACCGTCCTGCACAGAGGCCTTGCTTGCTAAGCTGGGAGAAATTGCCAAGAATAACAAGCTGCATATTCAA agtcACATCAGTGAAAATCTTGAGGAAGTGAAGTTGGTGAAGGAGCTGTTCCCCAATTCGGAGTCTTACACAGACATCTATCACAAATGCAACCTTCTCACAGACAAG ACTATTATGGCCCATGGCTGCCACCTCAGTGATGAAGAGTTGGTTCTGTTCAGGAAAACAGGAGCTGCTTTAGCCCACTGTCCCAATTCAAACATCTC GTTGTGCAGTGGAGTGCTGAATGTGCGCAATGTCCTGAATCACAAAGTGAAGCTGGGGCTGGGTACAG ATATGGCAGGAGGCTATTCACCTTCCATCCTTGATGCTGTGCGAAGATCCCTGGACTCGTCCAAAGTCCTCACCATCCAGGACCCAGAACACAAAACACTCAGCTTTGAGGAGGTCTTCAGACTGGCCACACTGGGAGGGAGTCAAG cgTTGTCCCTGGATGAGCGAACAGGAAACTTTAAGGTGGGAAAGGACTTTGATGCCTTGAGAGTTAATGTGGCTGCTCCAGGCGGACCCATCGACCTAATCCAAAATGAGAAACCACAG ATTCTTTTGGAGAAGTTCTTGAATTTGG GTGATGATCGAAACATTGTGCAGGTGTTTGTAGCTGGGAAGAAGGTGGTGCCTTTCAGTGAGCCATGA